From Methanocella paludicola SANAE, a single genomic window includes:
- a CDS encoding ACT domain-containing protein, protein MILSLLKGKFAVCRLEKSSPIPDWLKESTFCSISRTYDELSFVCSQESIPECIKCDKDWRCFQVEGPIPFNVTGVIASLTAPLAEAKIPVFVFSTYDTDYFMVKDKELVRARAVLESAGHTISPKIWA, encoded by the coding sequence ATGATATTATCACTGTTAAAAGGTAAATTCGCCGTCTGCCGGCTCGAGAAAAGCTCCCCGATACCGGACTGGCTGAAAGAGAGCACGTTCTGCTCCATCTCCAGGACTTACGACGAGCTTTCCTTCGTCTGCTCCCAGGAATCGATACCCGAGTGTATCAAGTGCGATAAGGACTGGCGGTGCTTCCAGGTCGAGGGCCCGATACCGTTCAACGTGACCGGAGTGATCGCCTCGCTCACCGCCCCGCTCGCCGAGGCGAAGATCCCCGTCTTCGTTTTTTCCACCTACGATACGGACTATTTCATGGTCAAGGACAAGGAGCTCGTCCGGGCCAGGGCCGTACTGGAGTCCGCGGGCCATACCATCAGCCCGAAGATATGGGCCTGA
- a CDS encoding 4Fe-4S binding protein — MSGAFHFVCTPDEAAAIVRRHKKFWVSNCNCREHRGPCKRSRADVCLQFAANTAADGSGKHIATRDEVNAILQEAKEKHLVPRPFRNEKGHLDGICFCCDDCCGYFLGLHEPCDKGKMIELTDTAVCIDCGICAGVCHFGARGASGEVLKVDREKCYGCGVCVDVCAMKAITMVPRP; from the coding sequence ATGAGCGGTGCTTTCCACTTCGTTTGTACGCCGGATGAGGCGGCGGCGATCGTCCGCCGGCACAAGAAATTTTGGGTGTCCAACTGTAATTGTCGCGAGCACCGGGGCCCCTGTAAGCGCTCCCGCGCCGACGTCTGCCTGCAGTTCGCCGCGAATACGGCCGCCGACGGCTCCGGTAAACATATTGCGACCCGGGACGAAGTTAACGCTATTTTACAAGAGGCAAAGGAAAAGCACCTGGTCCCAAGGCCATTCCGGAACGAGAAAGGGCATCTCGACGGTATCTGCTTCTGCTGCGATGACTGCTGCGGCTACTTTTTGGGGCTCCACGAGCCCTGCGATAAAGGTAAGATGATCGAGTTGACGGATACGGCGGTCTGCATCGACTGCGGCATCTGCGCCGGCGTCTGCCACTTCGGCGCCCGGGGCGCCTCCGGCGAAGTGCTTAAGGTCGACCGGGAAAAGTGCTATGGCTGCGGCGTATGCGTGGACGTCTGTGCCATGAAGGCCATCACTATGGTGCCCAGGCCGTAG